The following coding sequences lie in one Apium graveolens cultivar Ventura chromosome 3, ASM990537v1, whole genome shotgun sequence genomic window:
- the LOC141715142 gene encoding uncharacterized protein LOC141715142, with amino-acid sequence MIPSHSIHSWKEFHASFLRRFRANKTHEMYMCHLETIRQHDNESLSAYIHRFQEAINKVSNLDECEALSIFRKNLDLKHNERYVVELINKKPQSLETTYSVASRFIKETDVLQAMRMTQSGGSRSKNSDDRPKGGYHQDKKFKQNQKNQERQTTPVFQRLGPKPESKSDPGPAKQPREPKQEPDWTPLNMTREKILKEVKDKPFYYPPKPMQTPPESRPYNRQCNYHEAHGHKTENCLSLKYFIKDQLKKGNLNKYLVQDNNNRGEAQKRGKNVVNVVLGGSHSPPRTPDFGEEVLSIQSLPDLVISFSSKDYEGVNPPR; translated from the coding sequence ATGATCCCCTCCCATAGCATCCATAGTTGGAAGGAGTTCCACGCATCTTTTCTCCGAAGATTTCGAGCAAACAAGACACATGAAATGTATATGTGTCACCTGGAAACCATCCGCCAGCATGATAATGAGTCCCTATCAGCCTATATACAccggttccaggaagcaatcaacaaGGTCTCGAACTTGGACGAGTGCGAAGCTCTGAGCATCTTCAGGAAAAACCTAGATCTGAAGCACAATGAAAGATACGTAGTGGAACTGATCAATAAGAAGCCACAAAGTCTGGAAACAACTTACTCCGTGGCTTCCAGATTCATAAAGGAAACTGATGTACTCCAGGCAATGAGGATGACCCAGAGTGGGGGATCTAGGAGTAAAAactctgatgaccgaccgaaagggggttaccatcaggacaagAAGTTCAAACAAAACCAGAAGAACCAAGAAAGACAAACTACTCCAGTTTTTCAGAGACTCGGTCCTAAGCCGGAGTCCAAGAGCGATCCAGGTCCCGCGAAGCAGCCCCGGGAGCCGAAGCAGGAGCCGGACTGGACTCCCCTCAACATGACCCGGGAGAAAATCTTGAAGGAGGTAAAAGACAAACCTTTTTATTATCCTCCGAAGccaatgcaaactcctccggagagcaggccttacaataGGCAGTGCAATTATCACGAAGCACATGGGCACAAGACGGAGAACtgcttatcactcaagtacttcatcAAGGACCAATTAAAAAAAGGAAACCTGAATAAGTACTTGGTCCAGGACAACAACAATAGAGGAGAGGCTCAGAAGAGAGGAAAGAACGTAGTTAATGTAGTCCTAGGAGGATCCCACTCCCCACCACGAACCCCGGACTTCGGCGAAGAAGTGCTCTCAATCCAATCACTACCAGACCTAGTGATATCCTTCAGCAGTAAGGACTATGAAGGAGTCAACCCCCCACGATAA
- the LOC141715143 gene encoding uncharacterized protein LOC141715143 yields MLPIEVGSSSHRAINFDKVANKEGLRTNMELIDEVRDQAVAKMERYKEKTREHFSKKSRVKNFQVGDLALRDTEASDPTNTGKLMPKWEGPYKVKEDLRPGTYKLLNMDGSEVPNTWHGLRLRKFYQ; encoded by the coding sequence ATGCTTCCCATTGAGGTGGGATCTTCTTCTCACAGGGCAATAAACTTTGATAAAGTAGCCAACAAAGAAGGACTCAGAACAAACATGGAGCTAATTGATGAGGTCCGCGACCAAGCTGTAGCAAAGATGGAAAGATACAAGGAGAAGACCAGGGAGCATTTCAGTAAGAAGTCCAGAGTAaaaaacttccaagttggagaccTGGCTCTTCGAGACACAGAAGCATCAGATCCTACAAACACTGGAAAGttaatgcccaaatgggaaggaccatacaaggtcaaagaAGACCTGAGACCAGGAACTTACAAACTCTTGAACATGGATGGCTCAGAAGTCCCCAATACCTGGCATGGACTCAGACTAAGAAAGTTCTACCAATAG